A window of the Veillonellales bacterium genome harbors these coding sequences:
- a CDS encoding MOSC domain-containing protein: MAKVVAVNTSKEKGAVKTPVAKGYLALDWGLQGDAHAGKWHRQVSLLAQESICKMKQTGLELLAPGSFAENITTEGIVLFTLSVGTQLKIGDEASVEVTQIGKECHVGCAIRQITGDCIMPREGIFAKVVRPGWIKAGDEIIISS, encoded by the coding sequence ATGGCAAAAGTGGTGGCTGTTAACACCAGCAAAGAAAAAGGAGCGGTGAAGACCCCGGTTGCAAAAGGGTATCTGGCTCTTGACTGGGGGCTGCAGGGAGATGCCCATGCAGGTAAATGGCACCGGCAGGTGAGTCTGCTGGCGCAAGAGAGCATTTGCAAAATGAAGCAGACAGGACTGGAACTTTTGGCTCCGGGCAGCTTTGCCGAAAATATAACAACAGAGGGTATTGTTTTATTTACCTTATCGGTGGGGACACAGCTTAAGATTGGCGATGAAGCCTCTGTGGAGGTAACGCAGATCGGCAAGGAATGTCATGTCGGCTGTGCCATCCGCCAGATAACAGGAGACTGTATTATGCCGCGGGAAGGCATTTTTGCGAAGGTAGTTCGACCAGGCTGGATCAAAGCCGGTGATGAAATTATTATCAGTTCTTAA
- a CDS encoding MogA/MoaB family molybdenum cofactor biosynthesis protein, whose product MYRVGILVMSDKGARGEREDRSGFVIRKMLGSNYCIDYYEMIPDEKQLIIEKIRRACDDFRPDLLLTSGGTGFSNRDVTPEATLEVIEKQVPGIPEAMRYYGLQKTPKAMLSRAVAGIRGKTLIVNLPGSVKGVQESLEAILPALDHALDILRGTAAECGRG is encoded by the coding sequence ATGTATAGAGTCGGAATCTTGGTTATGAGCGATAAAGGCGCCCGGGGAGAACGGGAAGACCGCAGCGGTTTTGTGATCCGGAAAATGCTTGGCAGTAATTATTGTATCGATTATTATGAAATGATTCCTGATGAGAAACAATTGATTATAGAGAAAATACGTCGGGCCTGCGATGATTTTCGGCCGGATTTGCTGTTGACTTCCGGCGGAACGGGATTCTCCAACCGTGATGTGACACCGGAAGCCACTTTAGAAGTTATTGAAAAACAGGTACCGGGGATTCCAGAGGCAATGCGTTATTATGGGCTGCAGAAGACGCCCAAGGCGATGTTGTCGCGGGCAGTTGCTGGGATTCGCGGCAAGACTTTGATCGTAAATTTACCGGGAAGTGTCAAGGGAGTGCAGGAATCATTAGAGGCAATCCTGCCGGCTCTTGATCACGCATTAGATATTTTGCGGGGAACTGCGGCAGAATGCGGCAGAGGTTGA
- the moaC gene encoding cyclic pyranopterin monophosphate synthase MoaC: MDFTHFNQDGRARMVDVSDKEDTVRVAVAQAVVQMKPETLQAIQSGGIKKGDVLGVAQVAGIMGAKSAASLIPMCHPLSLTSVDITFQMDEERSEIVIQCQAKTTDKTGVEMEAITGASLAALTIYDMSKAIDRWMKVTDIQLLEKSGGKSGHLVSPAVSALNAGSRNNV; encoded by the coding sequence ATGGATTTTACCCATTTTAATCAGGACGGGCGGGCCAGAATGGTCGATGTCAGCGACAAAGAAGATACGGTGCGGGTTGCCGTTGCCCAGGCCGTGGTGCAGATGAAGCCGGAGACTCTGCAGGCCATTCAAAGCGGTGGTATAAAAAAAGGCGATGTGCTGGGGGTTGCCCAGGTTGCCGGTATTATGGGGGCAAAGTCAGCAGCCTCTTTGATTCCCATGTGTCATCCATTGTCTTTGACATCCGTTGATATTACCTTTCAAATGGACGAAGAGCGGTCGGAAATCGTGATTCAGTGCCAGGCGAAAACAACCGATAAAACAGGCGTGGAAATGGAAGCGATCACTGGAGCCAGCCTGGCCGCTCTTACAATTTACGATATGAGCAAGGCAATTGACCGCTGGATGAAAGTGACGGATATTCAATTGCTGGAGAAATCGGGCGGGAAAAGCGGTCATCTTGTATCACCGGCTGTTTCCGCTCTGAATGCGGGGAGCCGCAACAATGTATAG
- the moaA gene encoding GTP 3',8-cyclase MoaA, translated as MLDRYGRRIDYLRISVTDRCNLRCRYCMPETGVEDIGHSNVLSFEQILRVVKIASGMGIRKVRLTGGEPLVRKNIVWLIRQISRISKIKDIGLTTNGTLFAAMAEELQAAGLTRVNFSLDTLRQETFHYITRRGQLQDVLQAINKALRIGMAPVKINVVVMRGINDQEIPEFVKMAYDLPLQVRFIEFMPIGNLPFFQPRRLMTADAIRDIIDKDYDLYPDRASQSSGPAVCYRLRGGRGSVGFISPLSHRFCSDCSRLRLTADGQLRGCLFAKNEISLKMLLQNNASSEIIAALLQKTIWEKPAHHHFSTGWGEDNCRKMYQIGG; from the coding sequence ATGCTGGATCGTTATGGACGCAGGATTGATTATTTGCGGATTTCCGTTACGGACCGCTGCAATTTACGCTGCCGATACTGCATGCCGGAAACGGGAGTGGAAGATATCGGCCATTCCAATGTTCTGTCCTTTGAGCAGATTCTCCGGGTAGTCAAGATAGCATCAGGAATGGGAATCCGCAAAGTTCGTCTGACCGGCGGTGAGCCGCTGGTCAGAAAAAATATAGTATGGCTTATTCGGCAGATTTCCCGTATCTCGAAAATTAAGGATATTGGATTAACCACAAACGGCACATTGTTTGCGGCTATGGCGGAAGAGCTGCAGGCAGCCGGATTGACACGAGTTAACTTTAGCCTGGACACTCTGCGGCAGGAGACCTTTCATTATATTACCCGGCGCGGTCAGCTGCAGGATGTGCTGCAGGCGATCAATAAGGCGTTGCGGATTGGCATGGCGCCGGTAAAAATCAATGTTGTGGTGATGCGGGGGATCAATGACCAGGAAATTCCCGAATTTGTGAAAATGGCGTATGATTTGCCTCTGCAGGTGCGTTTTATTGAATTTATGCCAATCGGCAATTTGCCGTTTTTTCAGCCCCGGCGGCTTATGACCGCGGATGCCATAAGGGATATTATTGACAAGGATTATGATTTATATCCGGACAGAGCATCGCAAAGCAGCGGTCCGGCAGTCTGCTACCGGCTGCGGGGAGGAAGGGGATCCGTTGGCTTTATCAGTCCCCTGAGTCACCGGTTTTGCTCCGACTGCAGCCGTCTTCGGCTGACAGCCGACGGCCAACTGCGGGGATGCTTGTTTGCTAAAAATGAAATCAGTTTGAAGATGCTGCTGCAAAACAATGCCAGCAGCGAGATAATAGCCGCATTATTGCAGAAAACAATTTGGGAAAAACCGGCTCATCATCATTTTTCGACAGGCTGGGGTGAAGATAATTGCCGAAAAATGTATCAAATTGGAGGCTAA
- a CDS encoding DUF3343 domain-containing protein: MYDEYTRLLSFCSVKQALWAEETLNRFGFRVVLVPKPRQIDANCGQCILFTEDTQDEVLALLQEKCIYWSSFFKREPGHKSYELYARNEEGSIEWEE, translated from the coding sequence ATGTATGATGAATATACCCGGCTTCTTTCTTTTTGCTCCGTCAAGCAGGCGCTTTGGGCGGAAGAAACGTTAAATCGTTTTGGATTTCGTGTTGTGCTTGTACCGAAACCGCGGCAAATTGATGCCAATTGCGGCCAGTGTATTTTATTTACTGAAGATACGCAAGATGAAGTGCTGGCGCTGCTGCAGGAGAAGTGTATTTATTGGTCCAGCTTTTTTAAAAGAGAGCCTGGGCATAAGAGCTATGAGCTTTATGCTCGTAACGAAGAAGGCAGTATTGAGTGGGAAGAATAA
- the yedF gene encoding sulfurtransferase-like selenium metabolism protein YedF gives MSINVDARGLACPQPVIATKKALEKMTDGVLTTIVDNFAAKENVMKFASANHCKATWQETDGAYYIAITKGQGEAEPTIPQTAKAADTVYLITQDKLGHGSNELGGILIKSFFFALVEKEPLPQTLLFINSGVFLTTEGSPVAEHLLELDKKGVQILSCGTCLDYYERKDKLLAGGISNMYEIVEKLSSAAKTIIL, from the coding sequence ATGTCGATTAATGTTGATGCTCGCGGCTTAGCTTGCCCGCAGCCGGTTATTGCGACGAAAAAAGCGCTGGAAAAAATGACAGACGGCGTCCTTACGACGATTGTGGACAATTTTGCCGCCAAAGAGAATGTAATGAAATTTGCTTCAGCCAATCATTGCAAGGCTACGTGGCAGGAAACGGACGGCGCTTACTATATTGCCATTACCAAAGGACAGGGGGAGGCTGAGCCGACAATTCCGCAGACAGCGAAAGCGGCGGACACGGTCTATTTAATTACACAGGATAAGCTGGGACATGGCAGCAATGAATTAGGCGGTATTCTCATAAAATCATTTTTTTTCGCTTTAGTAGAAAAAGAACCTTTGCCCCAGACGCTGCTTTTTATCAACAGCGGTGTGTTTTTAACAACGGAAGGCTCACCTGTCGCCGAACATTTGCTTGAACTGGACAAAAAAGGCGTGCAGATTTTATCCTGCGGCACTTGTCTTGATTACTATGAGCGGAAAGATAAGCTTTTGGCCGGCGGTATTTCAAATATGTATGAGATCGTCGAAAAATTGTCGTCGGCAGCGAAAACCATTATATTATGA
- the selD gene encoding selenide, water dikinase SelD: MIKLTEYTKSGGCAAKIGPGYLAGMLQQLPLQPDSRLLVGLETSDDAGVYQLDETTALIQTVDFFTPIVDDPYLFGQIAATNSLSDVYAMGGKPVTAMNIVAFPVCKLDTAVLLEILRGGLKKIKEAGAVLVGGHSIQDNEPKYGLSVTGIVHPRKILTNAGAKPGDALILTKALGTGVLTMAARAEMFPQGVAAAIRSMTRLNKSAAEVMGDFTIHACTDVTGFGLLGHLSEIVTASRVTAKINSRTLPILPEAKDAAAMGFVPAGAYNTRGFLEHIVFASDVAGSMEDLCYDPQTSGGLLMSVPAAESERLLADLQKAGIQEAAVIGEIVEKRSENIYVD, translated from the coding sequence GTGATTAAGTTGACTGAGTATACGAAAAGCGGCGGCTGCGCGGCGAAAATCGGCCCGGGCTATTTGGCGGGAATGCTGCAGCAGCTTCCACTGCAGCCTGATTCGCGGCTCCTGGTCGGCCTTGAAACATCCGATGATGCGGGTGTATATCAATTGGATGAAACAACTGCATTGATTCAAACTGTTGATTTTTTTACACCGATTGTCGATGACCCGTATTTATTTGGGCAGATTGCCGCTACCAATAGTCTTAGCGATGTATATGCGATGGGCGGCAAGCCGGTTACCGCGATGAATATCGTGGCTTTTCCTGTATGCAAGCTGGATACGGCTGTCCTTTTGGAAATTTTGCGCGGCGGATTGAAAAAGATTAAGGAAGCCGGTGCGGTTTTGGTGGGAGGACATTCCATTCAGGATAACGAACCCAAATATGGGTTAAGTGTTACCGGCATAGTTCATCCACGAAAAATTTTGACCAATGCCGGAGCAAAGCCGGGAGATGCGCTTATTCTTACCAAGGCTCTCGGCACGGGCGTTCTGACGATGGCGGCAAGGGCTGAAATGTTCCCGCAAGGAGTGGCAGCCGCCATTCGCAGCATGACGAGGTTAAACAAGTCGGCAGCCGAAGTGATGGGCGATTTTACGATTCATGCCTGTACGGATGTTACCGGTTTTGGATTACTGGGACATTTATCGGAAATTGTAACTGCCAGCCGGGTAACAGCAAAAATTAATTCCCGGACACTGCCGATCCTGCCCGAAGCCAAGGACGCGGCAGCAATGGGATTCGTCCCTGCAGGCGCCTATAATACGCGCGGGTTTTTAGAACACATTGTCTTTGCTTCCGATGTGGCAGGCAGTATGGAGGATTTATGTTATGATCCGCAAACGTCAGGTGGATTATTGATGAGTGTTCCGGCCGCAGAAAGCGAAAGGCTGCTGGCCGACTTGCAGAAAGCCGGAATACAGGAAGCAGCTGTTATTGGCGAAATTGTAGAGAAGAGGAGCGAGAATATTTATGTCGATTAA